Part of the Mauremys mutica isolate MM-2020 ecotype Southern chromosome 1, ASM2049712v1, whole genome shotgun sequence genome is shown below.
CATTGTAGGCTATGTTGGGCTTGTAGATCTTGCCTCTGAGATggtgaatgggcagcagggaagAAAACGACCTGCATATAAAACAATCCACCCATTTAAAACCTTGCACTGAGAAATGTAGGCCCTAACCTTCTGATGATACTAACTTTGGGGATAGTGCTAGGTGCTTTGATGTCATTGAGACATTTCTGCTGCACTGATATTGTTCTGCTGTTTACATGGCACTGTCCTTATACCTCCTACATACACACAGCAGAAGCGCTTGCAATGCCAGTTCAGAAGGGCCTGTGGTATGAGAGTGTCACCAATAGCACTGTCAATACTAGAGTTAGTACTGGAGGACACAGAAGAGCACATTGCACAGACAGCAAGAAAGGCCCCAGGTATCCTGTGATTCTTGGTTGTGGATTTGGCCCCGAAGCTACCCCCAGAGGCAGATCTGTGCAGCAGTATCCAAACTATTACTTATTTTAATGTCTAGCTCTTAGGGATGTGGAGAAAACTTTAGAAACATGAACTGAATGTAAACCAGTGCAGTGGTATCTTCGTGCATTTGAAGACAGTCCTAAGCAAGAGCTTGCATAGACGTGTACGGTCTTGGTCATCTCAATTGGGGAATGACTTTGACACCgaacaaaaacaatttaaataccAGCAATTGATAACTTTTTCACTGCCAGTCAGGTTACCCAAACATCTATGTACTTATCACTCAGGGGATGCAGTTGCAGATATGGAGGTGGAGGTGACAGTTGGCTGCTGTCAAGGGTTGCTTTTCTACCCCAAAAGTTAAAATCACCTTTGACCCTGATCacagagggaagggaaaggaaagagtTATCTTCTCCGACTGCCCAAATTCCCAACCGCTTCCTAGGTGCAAAAGCCTGTAGAAATCTTTTCACGCATGCCTAGGACCAAAAACCCCAATGGTGACTCATAAGCTTCCAAACTTTCCCATTTACTCTCACAACTTGTCCAGTGCAGTTTTGCGTTGTTAATACTAAATCTGTGCAAATGGATAACTTCAGAAATAATGTAAAATAAACGGAACGTAATATCCATATAAATAATGCAAGGAATGTCACAGTGATTCGAATATTTATGTTCATATTGAATGCAATAGCAacatctacattttaatttacttgCAGCTGACACCAAACTTAAAGTTTGCCACACATTATTTAGCACCAAAGTTCTACAGTTACCTGCAGCAGAATTTCAGTTCTGCTGGCTGCAGAATATACAGTGCCTTggtcagggctgtccctagggtggtggagggcctggagcggaagtgacggatTTGTCTTCCGGGGCTGATCCCCCACAGCCAATCACACCGGCCCACGGGCCCCCCCAAAGCGCAAGGCCCGGAGCAGTCGCCCCGATTCGCCCTACTCAAGGGACAGCTCTGGCTTTGGTCATAAGTGAGAGCAGCTTCTGGAGGATCAGCATTAAAAGGAAAATGGCAGAGGTGAGTTTTAGCACCTCAAATAACTAATAGTTACTAAATAAGTATATAGTAAACATGAAGTTTCAAAGGTTTTTCAGTATTTCTAtaaactgccaatagtctctctGACTGCTGCCTATGGACTGATAAGTCCCAAGCATGTGGTTAAGTCTGATGAGGTCAGCTGTACAcaaaaccaagattttcaaaaatggtccCTCAAAGTTAGGGTCCTACGtcaatatttaggcacctaaactggtggcctgattttctgaaCTGCTGATCACCAGCAGCTCTCATTGCCATCAGCGGGAGCTGCTGGATGTCCAGTGTCTCTGAAAATGAAGCCACTTATTTAAGTGTTATGACAAAGAAGCCTAACTTTACTCATCAAGTTTTAAAACTCTTGGTGAAGATATTCAGCTTATCATTTAAATGCATGAGAAGGTTGGGAGAGTGAAAatgtacaatttaaaaataattaattttaaaaatattaatcaaatgttttaaagaaaggaTAGAACTATCCTTACAGCGACTTTACAGTTCTCCTGACTTTCTTATGCTTTCAAAGGGTGAGCTACATTTTCTCTATCTTAACCTCCATCAGACCATCAAAATGAAAGCCTCCTCTTTGACTGTGAAGCTGTTGTATTTAAGacaatgaaacatttttaatgaTACTAGACCAGTTCATACCCTCTGAAAGTACCGGTAGCTGtaatgccattgaagtcagtggtgttgcACACTGGTTCTATGTCTCTTACTCTCTGTAGTTAGATGTAGATATTAGAATATACTTCATATTTCGGCTTTCCTATAAGAGATTGTGCTGAGGCATTTCTCCTATAATATAAAACAAATCTGTGGAGATTCTAGCTTGTGCAGGGGGCCAAAATAACCTCCATGCAGCCCCAGAAGTGGGAAGCTGAAAGGGTGGCATAAAGCCACCATTGTTCCCCCTTCATGTCAGATGTAGGAATCAGGGTGTAAGgatccactgacttcattaggctttggatcagacctaaGCATCTAACATTAGGAACACAAAAACACAGGTACCTAAAACTGGAGGTCACTTTTTTAAATGTGTGGCCTAAAATATTGTCCAAAACCAGAATGGGTGTTTGTCAAAGTAGTGTTTGGATTTCTTGGCTCTTGTTCCTATGCTTAGATGGTGCCTCTGCCTGTATTGCTTCAGTTTAACCAAAAGTATTTCAAATAATGTTGTACAGTACTCACAACACAGAAACGTAAATGCTATCAGAAATCAATTTGTTTTCATTGACTGCTGTCAGAAAGACAGACTGCTGGTACCTGCAGAATTCTCCTTCTGCCTCTGGCAATGTCAGCGAAGCCACAGAGTTCTTCATGAGATCTATCACAGTGTTGTCCTTTGGAGTCACATAAAAGAAAGGTATTCCAGTGCTGTTATTGATGGGCCCATCACTGACTAGTAAACAATTCCCAAATGGTACACCTTGGATCTGAGAAAATCCAGACAATCAATGCTTCAAAACTTTGCACTTATACATTGTACATAAAGACagggacttacccaaggtcagtAGCAGAAATGGGAATAGAACCTGTTGTTCTGGTTCCCAGTTTCCATTCTCACCACTCGACCCCACTGTTTTCTAAATTAGATTTACTTATCATACTGCTGTGGTAACaaatctctctccccttccccccatccccgaTGGTGATATGGAGAACTCCTTTTCTTTACATTGCCAAACATTTAAAAGAAACTAGCAAGTACTAAAACATGTCTGCATTAAAAAGCAATCATGAAAGCATCTGCCCCAGATGGCACTGATATCTTTTCTCAGGAATCTAAAAGGATTCGTATTCCAATTCAGATTTTGATTAATTCTGATTTTGGCCCCCTCTGCACTGAGGTTCTAACCTTGCTTTGAAATGTGGCCACATTGGCTGGCCAAACTATAGAAGAAACTATTTTAGCTAGAACTGAATTTAAACACAGTTCCAGACAACTCAGCATGGCTAGGCCATCTAATCCCGATAGGCCGTCTAATCCCCAGTCagtagcaaaacttccattgacatgCCTGGGCACAGGAGCAGGCCCCTACTGTGCTAGTTTTTCAAAAGTTGGCTCTCCTTTCCCCTGACTTGCACATGCGCAGTGAATATTCCATGTGCAAAAATTTGCACCCACGTTTGGAAAGGAGACCCTGTGTTTGTAGCTCTATTGCCTAGGAATGACAATGGATAATTTTCTCTATAACATGATAATTGTATCATGTCTCTCATCCCATTAGAAATCACAGTAGCAGATCTACACCttgtattgttttttttttagtatatCTTCAGGTATGTAATTTCAAATGACCAATTAGATGTTAGATAGTAAAAATCATAATCAATATATTGAGTTAATGCAGCATAACCAATGGGTTTTTGTAACAAAAGGTAGTTAAACATGAATAGTTACTGAGAAAACCATGGGTGATACTAACCTGGATCACATGCTTTCCATTTTATGATGTTTATACACTTTTAATGTTTATATACAATCTATACTGCAAATGATAGGGGGTATTTTTTATGAAGACACATATCTAGGAAACCAGCCAATCTTATTAaggtttataaaataaaaaatagaagTTGTCAATAACATTATAAATTTCAATCACTTAAGTTTGAGTCTTTCATACATGGTAAACTTTACAGTTCACATTCAAAAAGGAACTGTGAGTCTAGGCCACATAACTCAAAATTCACAGCAAAGACATCACACCCATGAATTACAAGTTTTATTATGAATCCATTTTTCGGTATTACTTATGTATTATAATTACGGACAGCAAACTgcacatattttaataagattgtAATTCCATCAAAGGTTTCTGATGAGAGAATAAACCATAGCAACTAAGATCATATGATTTAATAGCATATTTGGAACCCAGAGATGGAATTAGAGACTTCAGATGTACAACTGGGAATATTTTATTAATGATATTTTTTCTAGCTTCTGATGCTTTGCATTTCACAAACTGCCAGGCAGCTGCTTCTTTACTAAATCTTTCCAGAAGTTTTACTGGGTgctaactttctttctttctttctttctttctttctttctttctttctttctttctttctttcttatgtaactaaaaaaattaatccctAATTTGTGGACATTTTAACAAGAGAATTAATGTTAAACTCACTTTTCCTGTGCATCAGTATTATTGAAAACTAATGCACAATTCAaaaccatctttttaaaaaagagagtatTTTACAGCTAGAAAAATAATGACCCACATTCTTCACGGTGTGCCAGCTGCTCAGCATCACACCGCTGACAAAGTGGTCCTGAAGTGGGAACAGATGGTCAAAGTAGGATCACCCGTATCAGTGGTGTAGCTAGGAATGTAAGTATGGGTGGGCCGCAAATTATTACAGACGGGCAATATTCCACCCACACATTTCCTTACAGACATGGCTTTGTTTTTGACTGGctaaagtctttttaaaaaattatctatTTGCCCAATAGGATGCACTCTAAAAACAAATCCCAATATAAATTTACCATACATTGAACTGCCCCAACAtgggcagaggctccctgagcCCCACGGAGCCAGCCCGACATGGGAAGAAGGAGTTGGGCTCTGGTCCCGGAGGCCCATGGAGCTGGCCCGACATGGGCAGAGGGAGCCATATTTGGGTGAGACCATATGCTAAGtgggtgggctgcagcccaccaAGGCCCACCTGTGGCTACGCCATTGACCCCCAAACAGGCATATCTTCAAGTGGCTTAGAGCCAGTGCTGtagcttccacccccacccctagtgTAGAGAGAATAGCGGAAGCAAAAGGAGCGCAGCTGGCATACCCCTTATATCCTGCGGATCCCTGGCTACTGTATCAGCCCTTTGGGGCTGTTGACAGCCAGCATTAGTTATAGCAGGCTTTAGGCTGCTCTATATTATGCTGGGGAACCAGCAGGACACACAGCCAGCCCAGGATTGGGGGAACACGAAGGCATCCTTCCGTGAGCTCTGTAGTGTGTGCTCCTTGGCCTCAACAAAGGATCTAGCCCaatgtttttctcttctttttctgcaTCTTGCCAGGAGGTGCTGTTCTTCAGCATCTCTCTTCTATTGTACTGTAAGCATGATTTCTATTCCTAGAAATCTTTTGCAGAGAAGCAAAGCTGGGAATGTTGCTTAAATATGTGGCATCAGCACTGTATTTTTACAGGCTGATTAAATAATATTACTGACAGCTTTTATTATCTGCATATTTTGTAGCTGATATCAGTACGTAGTTGATtataagacagtaaatattgtTCTCCACAACAGTGCTGGGATGCTGTTATGTAGCTTTGCATTATAATAAATTGCTAATGCTAGTAAAGAATTTGTGTAATTTATATACTAAATGCTTTCTCAAAACAGATTTACTGCCTTTTACAGAACTGTAAAATACAAGCAAGCAATGTGCAAGCCCTCCCCCACTGTTAGTGGGTAAATAAGTCCAGTATTCAAAGAGAATTGTCAATGTCTAGCAGAGGATGTGACTTACGGTACCTTTTCCTGGGTGGACTCGGTAGCCAAGAAGCCCCAGCTGTTATAATGGGTCAGGAAACGGGCAGTTCTGATTGCCTGCTCCTGAGGAGTAATGCTGTCTGTTCCTTTGACACTCTCTCTCCTGTAGGAAAACATCCTAGAAGGAGAAGAGATTTGCTTGGATCTCCCAGCCACTGGCCTTGACCTCATTTCCCCATCTTCCTTGTAAACAGAGGCTGGGTAGCTCTGCTTCCAGATGCTAGTCGTGTCTTCCAGAAGCGCAGGGAGAGCCTCCTCGTTTGAGGAGCTATCCAGTTCTTCCTCCACCTCATTGGTAACTGACCACGAAACCGAGTTGACTATCACATACCCCCAAGCAggagacagcatcacactgcacCACAGAACCCAGGAAAGCCAGGATATTGGTGTAATCCTTTTCCTCAGCTGTATTTGACAGCAGCACACAGACATTTTGTAATAAACACTCCACGCTAAGATCCACACTGAACCTTGCAAAGCCTGAACCTTTGGAATGATAGCAGCACCCTCCTGTGGTGAAAGCTGGCTCAGAGATGGATTAGATTGAGTTTACACTCTTGCTAAAGCATCAACAGCCTGTATAACTCCCTGCATAGAAAGTCAACCCTGCCACCTGAAACAAAAGCCTAGGCAAGATTGCTAACAAAAGAATTTGGCTAGAAAAGAATTCAGCTTGAAAGTATACATCAACAGAGTCTACTGAGCATACAAGAAATGTATTATAATTTCCACAAAATAATTGTTCTCCGACAAAAGTCTGGCAGTGACAAGCTAAAGGATGCAGCCACTTCAGTCATGCCAAATATACCTTTTCCATTTACTAtcttctctccttcctcttcACCGTACactattcccctccccaccccccaccccccactatgTTCTAAACTGACTTGTTGGATAGttgcaaaagaaataatattctaTAGATTTAATCTGGACTACAGATTTAAAAACTAATTTAGCCCCATCGTGCAGTAGTGTTTGTCAGAACTCCACACACATTTTCTGCTAGTATAGGTTAACTGAATTTTTatgaaaaaaaggtaaaatgttaTCTTTGGGATTATGGAATGCATGAGGCCAAATTTCCTATTGATTTACATCCCAGGTAATCTCTCTGATTTAGTGGAATTTTACAAGGTGTAGATCAGTGTAGAAATTGTGCTACCTTTTTAGATTTGTTTATATATCCCTTGTTAATTGGTATGTTTACCAACTaagaccttgatcctgcaaagattaagcacatgtttaactttatgcaCGATTAGTCCTATTAAGTACAGGCATAAATCTGTGCAGGATTGGAGCTCAACATttgtactttattttttaaagtaattgtgTACTATCTGTTAGCATTATAGTAGACTCTTTGCTAAGGAAATGATATTTTACTCTCTCTTAGTAATGTGTTATTAACTTTTTGTGCAAATTATTAAAAGGGGCAAATTTAAGGTTGGGCAGGGACGTGTAATTTCATCAGAGCCTTTTCCTTTCATTGGAGACTCAGATACATTTTATAGGTCCTAGTCTCTTACAGTTCTGAAGAGTGGATGTCCCAGTTCAGGTCTTAAGTTAGATCTCCTGTTCCATTACATGATGAACTGCCTTGTGAGAATACGTGGCATTTCTAATCTCAAATAtgaatttttataaataaaagtgAACTGAAATCACTTGAACTATTAAGTATTTTTCATGTAAGGGATATGGTGCTATTTATCAGACTCACAGATCTGCAATATTTCATCTTAATTTACAAACACCTGCAAAAATGGTGAAAATAGGAGATATTCTTAAACAATGGCACGAAAGCTTGCTTTTCTGACCCTCAATCCCCTTCTTTCCCCAACATATGTAAGATCTCCAGACTTTTAATCTCATCCCCACAACAGAATGAACCCCTACCCTTTTTCTCTAGCAAATAACCCCAACCTGACCCTTGGCAGGCTATCCGGACTGTCCTCCTCACTTCTGAGTTCCCTCCCCATGGCTGGGCTGAGAACCACTTGGAGGCATATGAAAGATAAGTGAGGATTTCCAAAAGCAGAAAGCGGGAATGTCAGGGGAGCTCTAATCAAATAGCCTTCCCTTGCCTCCCAGTTTCTTGCAATAGTGAATTACATTTTACATAGTGGGATCAACTTCCTGTACTAATGCTTCTTAAAACTAtttgaaagagctaattcccaagtgTTGCCCACATCACAGCTAGTCAGTCTCCCAAAGCAAATGCTGGTGTGATATAAATTTAGTATCCTGTAGAAAACCACAACTTTTATACACATTTATTTCCAGTATCTCCCAATATTTTCTGTATAATTCTGCTTGTGTTGTGGTCAGACAGCAAATTGAGACAATTTTGTGTTGGACATATGGGAAAATCAATTACATATTATAGGACCTATTCTGTCTTAACTAATAACATTGTATGTGAGATACTGACTCCACAGTATTCTGCAGAAATGGGAAGTTCAGCAGGAATTTTTCCAAGATTCATGGCAACGCATATCCATGGATCTGAGATTAGAGCTGAACTCTGTATAAATTGAGATACCTAGCATAATAGGATAGGTCAAAGACAAAATAGCAGCCTGAACTCTGGTGTCCATATTGTAGACACAAAGAAGAATTTTGATGGGGTTAATAGTCCATTCCATAGTTCCTGTTGACTTTCTTTGGCATTATGGTTTCAGGTAGGTTTTTAACATTATTAATGACAGAGCTATGAGAAACAGAGAAGAACAAAAACCAAGTAGGCAGGTACAGTCCATGTTAGGATTTCTTATATATTTACTCAAATAAGCCAAACAGTTAAATACATgaaaactttaaataaataaataaatagataaatataataataattaataataaataaataatactttaacACAGTTCTGTAGCTAGTATTTACAGCAAAAAGCCCTTTCATttcacagaaaaataaaacatttttcttaaatCTATATTAAGCATACAGGTAAGTACAATAAATCCCCTGTAAACAATTCTTATAAGTCTGTTTTGATTTCCTTGTAACAAATGCTAGTGCAACGCTGCTGTGAATCACAGGTGTGAATAATAA
Proteins encoded:
- the CREG2 gene encoding protein CREG2, producing the protein MSVCCCQIQLRKRITPISWLSWVLWCSVMLSPAWGYVIVNSVSWSVTNEVEEELDSSSNEEALPALLEDTTSIWKQSYPASVYKEDGEMRSRPVAGRSKQISSPSRMFSYRRESVKGTDSITPQEQAIRTARFLTHYNSWGFLATESTQEKIQGVPFGNCLLVSDGPINNSTGIPFFYVTPKDNTVIDLMKNSVASLTLPEAEGEFCRKNIIDPEDPRCARLTLTGQMVMVPPEEMEFAKQAMFSRHPVMRKWPRNYEWFFMKMNIEHIWLQNWYGGVSTIAVEEYFKAVPSKE